TTGGCGTAGGCGTAATAGCGAACCTGCGGGGTATTGCCATCGCGCCCGATAACTGCGTAATACGGCTCAGCGTATACAACATCTTGAATAAAGAACGTCCCGCCCTCACCGAAATACGATGAGACGTAATCAACTTGAATCGGCTGGCTATACGCGGTCATTGTTATGCAGATTAAAGCAAGAAATACATACGCACTTCGGCTGTAACTTATATATTGTTTTTTCATGATGGTTCCCCCGTTGCATGAGAACATGCAACAAACTTCTACTCATTCTTTGTAACAATGAGTTGTTTTTTGAGTTAACTCTCACTTCAATCCGGTTAGGATATTAATATCGTAGAGATGTATTTTTTGTCAACATATAATTCTGGCGCTTCGATTTTTCTGTTCTTGTGGAGGCGACATTGCGAGACGACGCACGGGGCGAATCGTTGTTCCATTGTTGGATTCGTTCTGGGTTCTATAATACAAAGTTCACGCATTTTCGCGGTCAGCTTTCAAACCAAGCAGACCGCCCTATCTGACCCGATGCTTAGGAGAGTTTCATGGCCCGCTCAAAAGTCGCCGTCTTGCGCACCACCCCGCAAACGGTGCTATCGGATTATCACGAACTGTTAAATCTGGCCGATTATCAAGGCACCGTCGCCAAAGACGCCGACACCGGCCTGAAAATTAATATCAGCTGGCACCACTTCTACCCCGGCTGCTCGACTACCCCCTGGCAACTCGAAGGCGTAGTCCGCGCCATGAAGGCCGACGGCTACAGCCCCGACCTGATTCACGGCTGCCATAACCGCACCGTGGTCATCGACGCCCACCTCGGCGAGCGCGAAAACAAACAGATCAACGTCATCGAAGACCACGGCCTGCGCAATGTTCACCTCTATGAGGGTGAAGAATGGATCGATGTTCGCGAAGCAGTCGGCGACGTTGCCGATAAATTCATCTGCCTGAATGATGTATACCCGAAAGGCTTTTCGGTTCCCAAGCGATTTATCGGCGAGAACATCATCCACCTGCCGACCGTGAAGACCCACGTTTTTACGACAACAACGGGCGCGATGAAAAACGCCTTCGGCGGCCTGCTCAACGAACACCGCCACTGGACCCACCCGGTCATTCACGAGACGCTGGTTGACCTGTTGATGATTCAGAAAAAAATCCATCGCGGCGTATTCGCGGTAATGGACGGCACTCTCGCCGGCGACGGCCCCGGCCCGCGCTGTATGATTCCCCATGTGAAAAACGTCATTCTGGCATCCAGCGACCAGGTCGCGATTGACGCAGTCGCCGCCAAAATGATGGGCTTCGACCCGCTCAGCGACATGAAATTTATCCGCCTCGCCCATGAGATGGGGCTGGGCTGCGGCGACGTGAATGA
The sequence above is a segment of the Candidatus Hinthialibacter antarcticus genome. Coding sequences within it:
- a CDS encoding DUF362 domain-containing protein yields the protein MARSKVAVLRTTPQTVLSDYHELLNLADYQGTVAKDADTGLKINISWHHFYPGCSTTPWQLEGVVRAMKADGYSPDLIHGCHNRTVVIDAHLGERENKQINVIEDHGLRNVHLYEGEEWIDVREAVGDVADKFICLNDVYPKGFSVPKRFIGENIIHLPTVKTHVFTTTTGAMKNAFGGLLNEHRHWTHPVIHETLVDLLMIQKKIHRGVFAVMDGTLAGDGPGPRCMIPHVKNVILASSDQVAIDAVAAKMMGFDPLSDMKFIRLAHEMGLGCGDVNEIEIVGDLEAAGQNWNFEGPFKNMTFASKMQHQIYWGGLKNAVEWSLKTWMAPWAYIASVVYHDMYWYPRFGTSRVQEALRSDWGRLFHNWENLKADEKGYPEVGEAPSKFVLGTAGVLAKGVRILGECIKEAPEVSSRKRRAEREASAKNA